The Candidatus Margulisiibacteriota bacterium genome contains a region encoding:
- the tsf gene encoding translation elongation factor Ts, which translates to MAEISAAVVKELREKTFAGMMDCKKALQETNGDFETAVKWLREKGLATAAKRSDRAASEGLIDVKFNDERTLAALLELNSETDFVARNAKFRALLNQLLDQVLAKQPQDIAELENQPFLGDESKKINELITDAIAVIGENIVARRFALYGVPAGNVLESYVHNGRIGVLVELAGARADSELAKNIAMHIAAANPAPQYLQRADVPAEQLASEREIYKTQILQDEKNAKKPANIIEKIIDGKVNKFYQDVCLLEQGYIRDPDKTIKTILPEGVSIARFTRFELGA; encoded by the coding sequence ATGGCTGAAATATCCGCCGCTGTGGTAAAAGAACTGCGCGAAAAAACTTTTGCGGGTATGATGGACTGCAAAAAAGCTTTGCAGGAAACCAATGGTGATTTTGAGACGGCTGTCAAATGGCTGCGGGAAAAAGGCCTGGCCACCGCCGCCAAACGCTCAGACCGCGCGGCTTCGGAAGGCCTGATCGACGTGAAATTCAACGACGAGCGCACGCTGGCCGCTTTGCTGGAGCTGAACAGCGAGACAGATTTTGTGGCGCGCAACGCAAAATTCCGCGCTTTGCTCAATCAGCTGCTCGATCAGGTGCTGGCCAAACAGCCTCAAGATATTGCCGAACTGGAAAACCAGCCTTTTCTGGGCGACGAGTCCAAAAAGATCAATGAATTGATCACTGACGCCATCGCGGTAATTGGCGAAAATATCGTGGCGCGGCGTTTTGCTTTGTACGGCGTGCCGGCCGGCAATGTGCTGGAAAGTTACGTGCACAACGGACGCATCGGCGTGCTGGTCGAGCTGGCTGGCGCGCGGGCGGACAGCGAACTGGCCAAAAATATCGCCATGCATATCGCGGCGGCTAATCCCGCGCCGCAGTATTTGCAGCGCGCCGATGTGCCGGCCGAGCAGTTGGCCAGCGAGCGTGAGATTTACAAAACGCAAATATTGCAGGACGAAAAAAACGCCAAAAAGCCGGCCAATATTATCGAGAAAATAATTGACGGTAAGGTTAATAAATTTTATCAGGATGTTTGTCTGCTGGAGCAGGGTTATATCCGCGATCCGGATAAAACAATAAAAACTATTTTGCCAGAAGGAGTGTCGATAGCGCGCTTCACCCGTTTTGAGCTGGGCGCTTAA
- the rpsB gene encoding 30S ribosomal protein S2 — translation MAFDVSMRHLLEAGVHFGHQTKRWDPRMKPFIYTARNDIHVIDLKQSLERLEAAYNFVRDLVSDGGKVLFVGTKKQAQDAVRDEALRCKMPYVTNRWLGGALTNLATIRKSVRKYKKLLEQKERGIFAKLPAKEVSKLTKEMTKLETNLGGILEMSKLPDAIFVVDTVKENIAVHEARRLGIKIVAIVDTNSNPQLVDVPIPGNDDAIRAVKLIAQTVANACNEGTKIFIEKNGGVYEESAYVSPDDALEAVAAIEKEEEILATEVIEKP, via the coding sequence ATGGCATTTGATGTAAGCATGCGCCATTTACTGGAAGCGGGTGTGCATTTTGGTCATCAGACTAAACGCTGGGACCCGCGCATGAAGCCGTTCATTTATACGGCGCGCAACGACATTCACGTGATCGACTTGAAGCAGTCGCTGGAGAGGCTGGAGGCCGCGTACAATTTTGTCCGCGATCTGGTATCCGACGGCGGCAAGGTTTTGTTTGTCGGCACCAAAAAGCAGGCGCAGGACGCGGTGCGTGATGAGGCTCTGCGCTGCAAAATGCCATATGTCACCAATCGCTGGCTGGGCGGCGCGCTGACCAATCTGGCGACGATCCGCAAGTCTGTGCGCAAGTATAAAAAACTGCTGGAGCAGAAAGAGAGAGGTATTTTTGCCAAACTGCCGGCCAAAGAAGTTTCTAAGCTGACCAAAGAAATGACCAAACTGGAAACCAATCTGGGCGGAATTTTGGAAATGAGCAAACTGCCGGATGCGATTTTTGTGGTGGACACGGTGAAGGAAAATATCGCGGTGCATGAGGCGCGGCGTTTGGGCATCAAGATCGTGGCTATCGTGGACACCAATTCCAATCCGCAGCTAGTCGATGTGCCGATCCCGGGCAATGACGACGCGATCCGCGCGGTCAAGCTGATCGCGCAGACTGTCGCCAATGCCTGCAACGAAGGCACCAAGATTTTCATCGAGAAAAACGGCGGTGTTTACGAGGAAAGCGCTTATGTGTCGCCGGACGACGCGCTGGAGGCTGTGGCCGCGATCGAAAAAGAAGAAGAAATTCTGGCAACGGAAGTTATTGAGAAACCCTAA
- a CDS encoding methylated-DNA--[protein]-cysteine S-methyltransferase, with product MKTLKFTQNGKAYEISGTDFQIRVWQELRKIPKGQTITYAELARRAGRPRSARAAANACGANPLPVIIPCHRVVRSDGGLGGYSGAGGVKRKRSLLAQENGAFSAKL from the coding sequence ATGAAAACACTTAAATTTACCCAAAATGGCAAGGCCTATGAAATATCCGGCACGGATTTTCAAATCCGCGTCTGGCAAGAATTGCGGAAAATTCCCAAAGGACAAACTATCACCTACGCGGAGTTGGCGCGGCGCGCAGGCCGCCCGCGCTCCGCGCGGGCCGCGGCGAATGCCTGCGGCGCCAACCCGCTGCCAGTAATTATTCCCTGCCACCGCGTTGTCCGCAGCGACGGAGGTTTGGGCGGTTATTCGGGAGCGGGCGGCGTAAAGAGAAAACGCTCTCTGCTCGCGCAGGAAAACGGCGCGTTTTCCGCAAAACTTTAA
- the thrC gene encoding threonine synthase has product MWTGLMDKYRDYLPVTNKTPNITLHEGNTPLIKLHNFVREEPGLDINVYVKFEGLNPTGSFKDRGMFLAISKAAETGAQAVICASTGNTSASAAAYAARAGLKCFVLIPDGNIALGKLAQAMIQGAQVIAIDGNFDAALDAVKTISEKYPVTLVNSLNPYRIEGQKTGAFEIAEQLGRAPDYHCLPVGNAGNITAYWKGYKEWQAAGQIKTLPKMLGFQAAGAAPIVDGHPIKDPRTIATAIKIGNPASWKQAEAARDESHGAIEKVSDAEITAAQIKLAAREGIFCEPASAASLAGLLKKAREGIFQKGDTAVCILTGHGLKDPDRAIAIAPPVSKAPADISAITKILGL; this is encoded by the coding sequence ATGTGGACCGGTTTAATGGATAAATACAGGGATTACTTGCCTGTCACCAATAAAACGCCGAATATCACGCTGCACGAAGGTAATACGCCGCTCATTAAACTGCATAACTTTGTGCGGGAAGAGCCCGGCCTGGACATCAATGTCTATGTCAAATTTGAGGGCTTAAATCCCACCGGCTCTTTCAAAGACCGCGGCATGTTTCTGGCCATCAGCAAAGCCGCGGAAACCGGCGCGCAGGCGGTGATCTGCGCCTCGACCGGCAACACGTCGGCTTCCGCGGCGGCTTACGCGGCGCGCGCCGGCCTGAAATGTTTTGTGCTCATACCCGACGGCAATATCGCGCTGGGCAAACTGGCGCAGGCTATGATCCAGGGCGCGCAAGTCATCGCCATCGATGGCAATTTTGACGCCGCGCTCGACGCGGTAAAAACTATCAGCGAAAAATATCCGGTCACGCTGGTCAATTCGCTCAATCCTTACCGCATCGAAGGTCAGAAAACCGGCGCCTTTGAAATAGCCGAACAGCTTGGCCGCGCGCCGGACTATCATTGTCTGCCGGTCGGCAATGCCGGCAATATCACCGCCTACTGGAAAGGCTACAAAGAATGGCAGGCCGCGGGGCAGATAAAAACTTTGCCAAAAATGCTGGGTTTTCAAGCCGCTGGCGCCGCGCCGATAGTCGACGGCCACCCCATCAAAGATCCGCGCACTATCGCCACGGCGATCAAAATCGGCAATCCCGCTTCGTGGAAACAAGCCGAGGCCGCGCGCGATGAATCGCACGGAGCCATAGAAAAAGTCAGCGACGCAGAGATCACAGCCGCGCAGATCAAACTGGCCGCGCGCGAAGGCATTTTCTGCGAACCCGCATCCGCGGCTTCACTTGCCGGACTGCTCAAGAAAGCCCGGGAAGGAATTTTTCAAAAAGGCGACACGGCGGTCTGCATCCTGACGGGACACGGATTAAAAGATCCGGACCGCGCCATTGCCATAGCGCCGCCAGTCAGCAAAGCTCCGGCGGATATTTCCGCTATAACCAAAATTCTCGGCCTGTAA
- a CDS encoding helix-turn-helix domain-containing protein, translating into MDINVLKKIISQKLAFLLKYSGKTIEATAYELGMDFSQYYRLLKGQRLPMLPTLLRVNKLYGVDMNWWFVDIGKAARPVIRHSGNPLEYQLVNSFKKLSRPAQKTAVSMLKAMARNLKA; encoded by the coding sequence ATGGACATAAATGTTCTCAAAAAAATCATCAGCCAGAAATTGGCTTTTCTCCTGAAATACAGCGGCAAAACGATCGAAGCAACCGCTTATGAATTGGGTATGGATTTTAGTCAGTATTACCGTCTTTTGAAAGGACAGAGATTGCCGATGCTGCCCACTTTGTTGCGCGTCAATAAATTATACGGCGTAGATATGAACTGGTGGTTTGTGGATATTGGTAAAGCGGCGCGGCCAGTGATCAGACATTCTGGCAATCCGCTGGAATACCAGCTGGTAAATTCGTTCAAGAAATTAAGCCGTCCGGCGCAGAAAACCGCCGTGTCTATGCTCAAGGCTATGGCGAGGAATCTGAAAGCCTAA
- a CDS encoding Fic family protein, giving the protein MNLLNKLREEKQMKLKGGLYHQTQIKLCYNSNRIEGSRLSEEQTRYIFETNTLNVENGGTANVDDILETVNHFACFDYMLDIADKDLAEDLIKEFHRILKSGTSDAKKDWFKVGDYKTQPNIVGGVETAPPKQAPDDMADLLKKYNQEKQLTLEDIITFHYKFERIHPFQDGNGRVGRLIMFKECLKNNILPFIIEDEKKLFYYRGLKEFTDTQGYLMDTCRAAQDTYKKLVEYFEQA; this is encoded by the coding sequence ATGAATTTACTGAACAAACTCCGCGAAGAAAAACAAATGAAACTCAAAGGCGGTTTGTACCATCAGACGCAGATCAAGCTTTGTTATAATTCTAACCGTATCGAAGGCAGCCGTTTGTCAGAAGAACAAACGCGCTATATTTTCGAGACCAATACGCTGAATGTTGAAAATGGCGGTACGGCGAATGTCGATGATATTTTAGAAACGGTTAATCATTTTGCTTGTTTTGATTATATGCTTGATATCGCGGACAAAGATTTAGCGGAAGATCTTATTAAAGAATTTCACCGTATCCTGAAAAGCGGTACTTCCGATGCCAAAAAAGACTGGTTTAAGGTTGGCGATTATAAAACCCAACCGAATATTGTGGGTGGTGTAGAGACCGCTCCGCCCAAACAAGCGCCGGACGATATGGCTGATTTATTGAAAAAATATAATCAAGAAAAACAGCTAACTTTAGAGGATATAATAACTTTTCACTACAAATTTGAGAGAATTCACCCCTTTCAGGACGGCAATGGCAGAGTTGGGCGCTTGATAATGTTCAAAGAATGTCTAAAAAACAATATTCTGCCGTTTATTATTGAGGATGAAAAGAAATTATTTTATTACAGGGGGTTAAAAGAATTTACGGATACACAGGGATATTTAATGGATACCTGCCGCGCGGCGCAGGACACATATAAAAAATTAGTGGAGTATTTCGAGCAGGCTTAA
- a CDS encoding SDR family oxidoreductase has product MKTWFITGANSGLAYPMIEILLERGDRVAATVRKPQSLDKLKKKYDSSLWQATLDLIDPHSIGQIVNRALEDLGTIDILVNNAGYGLFGAVEEANDEQIEHLFQTNFFGSLRVARAFMPYFRSRGKGYIVQISSMVGHLSNPGQGLYSASKWAVEGAFETLAKEAAPFNIKLTLVEPGGIRTGFFANNGVFGQELSIYDDQPARDFKRLYQKIRDEKDLNMIIGDPQKMAKAIIQCVDGGNAPLRLVLGSDSYEEIKAALTLRLKELDTQKGLAYSTDFKDIS; this is encoded by the coding sequence ATGAAAACCTGGTTCATTACAGGAGCAAATAGCGGATTGGCATATCCAATGATTGAGATATTACTTGAGAGAGGCGATCGTGTTGCTGCTACAGTACGCAAACCGCAATCACTCGATAAATTAAAGAAAAAATATGATTCCAGTTTATGGCAGGCAACTCTTGATTTAATCGATCCACATTCTATTGGGCAGATAGTGAACAGGGCGTTAGAAGATCTCGGAACCATTGATATATTGGTAAACAATGCCGGATATGGATTGTTCGGAGCCGTGGAAGAAGCGAACGATGAACAAATTGAGCATTTGTTTCAAACCAATTTTTTCGGGTCATTGCGGGTTGCACGAGCCTTTATGCCGTATTTCAGATCGCGGGGTAAAGGATATATTGTTCAAATCTCCAGTATGGTAGGACATCTCTCCAATCCGGGTCAGGGATTATACAGCGCTTCTAAATGGGCGGTTGAGGGAGCTTTTGAAACATTGGCGAAAGAAGCCGCTCCATTTAATATAAAACTCACGCTGGTAGAACCCGGCGGAATTCGTACTGGATTTTTTGCCAATAACGGCGTGTTCGGGCAGGAATTGAGTATATACGACGACCAGCCTGCGAGAGATTTTAAAAGACTCTATCAGAAAATTCGTGATGAAAAGGATTTGAATATGATTATCGGCGACCCACAGAAAATGGCGAAAGCAATTATTCAATGTGTTGATGGGGGAAATGCCCCATTAAGACTGGTATTGGGTAGTGATTCCTATGAGGAAATAAAAGCGGCGTTAACGTTAAGGCTGAAAGAGTTGGATACGCAAAAAGGATTGGCTTATTCTACTGATTTTAAGGATATTTCTTAA
- a CDS encoding nuclear transport factor 2 family protein, whose product MDSSTLEKDKEAVIAIIKEMAESMTGAQSTKHWAEDTIWFDIPAFASKGIKPALQFFDKAFSGLKSFKIDILEMETVVNGNMACVFMVQRFNTVSKDGAVNEPLLVRQTDCFEKRNGEWKVIHEHTSVPKGSEWDGKIVTE is encoded by the coding sequence ATGGATTCAAGCACACTGGAAAAGGACAAAGAGGCTGTTATCGCAATAATCAAAGAAATGGCAGAATCAATGACGGGGGCCCAAAGCACAAAACATTGGGCTGAAGATACAATCTGGTTTGACATTCCAGCGTTTGCGTCAAAAGGAATTAAACCCGCATTACAATTTTTTGATAAAGCATTCAGCGGATTAAAATCCTTTAAGATTGACATTCTGGAAATGGAAACTGTTGTTAATGGCAATATGGCGTGTGTTTTTATGGTTCAACGGTTCAACACGGTAAGTAAAGACGGCGCTGTAAATGAACCCCTTCTGGTCCGGCAAACTGATTGTTTTGAAAAAAGAAACGGGGAATGGAAAGTTATCCATGAACATACATCTGTGCCGAAAGGATCGGAATGGGATGGAAAAATTGTAACAGAATAA